TAATTCTCGGAAGACTTCCTTTACCTTATTTTCAGAATTTTTCATGCATTTTTCCAGATTATCAGCAGTAAAATAATTACACAAATCATGAATGGTTAAATGAAAGGTTTCTTCAGGTAGTTCATTAGCCAATATTCCATTTAATTCGCTGTATAATAATTTTTGAATAATTTGAACCTTTTTTTTGTCTTCATTATTCAATGGAATAACAACTGTATTTCCTATAAACTTTTTATATTCACCATTTTCATTTACTTTTAAATAAACACTTTCTAATACTTTCCAATCTTTGTTTAAACCATTTATAGAATCTTTTTTTATCTTATTAAGCTCGTTTATATAATCATTATATTCCATAAAATCGCCTCCATTCTCTCTAATTAAATATTATCATATTTAACCATTAAACCTTATACACGATAATATGAATATTATATGAATAATTAATATTTAAGATGGATTATCAACTGTAATTGTATATAATCATTATTTTTGGTATTTGTAACCGCTTACATAAAGTGATATTATTTTATATAGTGGGCATTTATGCCTAAAAATTTTAGGGGAGGGTTAGACATGAAGAAGATTATTTTGGTATCTTTGATTATTTCAATTGTTGTTTTTTCTTTTGCTATTGAAACATTAGTAGTATCTTCAAGATTATGGACTCCACCAACAGAAAAGGAGTTTATTATTAACGAGATTATTAAACCATTTGAAGATATGTATAATTGTAAGGTTAAATTCCAGACAATGGATGACCAGAGTATAATGGATCAAGTAGATGTTCAGGTTAGAACAAATAAGGTAACTACAGATGTAATAATATTATATGCTTCAAACATGCCTAAAATGGTAGATAAAGGATATGTATATGATTTAACTCCTTATGTTGAAAAATGGACAGATAGAACATTTTCTAAAGGTTTTGATTCAATGACCATGTTTAATGGAAGAAGGTATTTCTTACCTGTAGGAGCTGATGTATATCTTACACTTATTAATAAAAAAGCATTAAAGTACAAACCAGAGAATATTGATATTAACAATATGACATGGGAACAACTTGCAGAATGGGCTAATCTTGTAGCAAAAGCAGAAGGTGAAGGAAAATTTGCTGTTACTGGTGTTCCTATGAAATCATTGATTTATCAAATTGGTGCTATTGCATTATCTTATGGTGCAGACTGGCCAAATTTAGACAATCCAGGTTCAATGGCAGCATGGTATCTTATTTATAAGATGAAAGATGCATTTTCACCAGCAATAAAAACATATGACGATACAAGACCTCCAATGAAAAGAGGAGAAACATGGATGACAGTTGCACATTGTGCAAGGGTTGGAGAGGTATATAACAGCAATCCTACACAGTTTATAGTTGCACCTGCACCAAAAGGACCAGCAGGAAGAGGTTCTGTAGCAGGTACAAGCGGATTTGCAATTGTAAAAGGAACAAAACACTTTAATCTTGCTTTGAAATTCTTAGAATATATGACAAGACCAGATATAATGCTTAAAGCAAGTAAAGGTACAGGTGGATTTATACCTCCAGTTGACGAAGCTATAAAATATCTTGGGAATGATGCACAAGATGAAATTATCAAGAATGCTGTAACAGTTATGAATACAGGTGTATTATCATACATTGCACCTATCTGGAAAGACTGGGGACAGGTAAAATTAGTATATGATGATTTATTCAAAAAGATGATTCTTGAAGATAAAAAGTTTGAGCCTGATTTAATGGAATTATATCAATTTAAGATTGATGCAATGAGAAAATAAATATTATTTATTGATGATGGGGCGTTCTCAGGACGCCCCTTTAGTAAAGGAGTGATACCTTTGAGTACACAAAGACTTGAAAAAAGATGGATACCTTACATTTTAATTGCTCCAACAATTATATATTATTTAATCTTCTGGGTAAGACCGGTTATAACCGCTATTATATATAGTTTTTTTGATGAAAGTAATATATTTACCTTGAATAATTATATTACCATTTTTAAAGATCCATATTTTAAACAGGCAGTTTTTAACACATCATTTTTTGTAATAGTGTCAGTTACTTTAGAATTTGTAATCGCATTAATGCTTGCATTAATAATAAATAAAAAATTTAGAGGTTCGCAGGTGCTTTTATCTATTGCTTTAATTCCTATGGCTTTACCTGCTGTTGCAGTTGGAGCTATGTGGTCAAGTGGATTTGCGTCATATGGTTGGATGAATAGTATTCTTTATCATCTTGGTATAATAGATGCAAATCAAAAAATTGTATTTCTTGCAGGGAATGATTTTCAATCACTTATGTTAATAATATTAATTGATGCATGGCAGGTTATTCCTTTTATGATGGTTATTTTATTAGCAGGACTTCAAGGGATACCGAAGGATTCAATAGAAGCAGGATATATATTCGGCGGGACAAAGTTTACTGTTTTGAGAAAAATTACAATTCCCATGTTAAAACCGAGTATTCAAACAGCATTAATTTTGAGAATAATTTCAGCTATTCAGGTATGGTTGATAGTTGTTATGATATATGGATACAGAAGAATACCAGTATTATTGGAAGAGGTTGTATTTTATAAAGAACAAATTCTTGGTTTTTATAGAGTAGCACTTGCATATTCTGTAATAGTTTCGGTTATAGTTTCTATAGTTTCAATAATATATTTGAAGGTTTCCGGTGCCTTTGAAAAGGAGGAATCCTAAATGAAATCCTCTAAATACACGTATAAAAAAATTCTTTATTCAACATTATTTTATATTGTTGTAGCGGGAATAATTCTTGTAATACTTACTCCAATTTATTTTCTTGTTACTATTTCTCTTATGTCAGATCAGGAAGCTTATGATTGGCCAACAAGACTGGTTCCATCATTTTATAATCATTTTAGAATAGAACGTTCATGGGATAATCCTGATAAATTGCTTATTAGCGTATATAGTCCGGCAAAAAAAAGATATATTACAATTATTGAAGAAAGTAAGTTTGAAGATATAAAAACGTTTATAAGAAGAAAAACAAATAGTGAAATAAAAAAAGAAAAGTTTGATGCTCAAATAGTTAAATTAAATGAAATTATAGAGAAAAATAAAAGTGAAATAGATAGTCTTGTTCAACAAAGGAAGTTGTTAGAACGGGAATTAAATCAATTGAATGTAGATGTTGGAAGATTAATGGATAAAATATCGATGGCAGAAAAAATTGGAGGTATGGAAGATTTAATATCTCAGATAAAGGAAGAGATAAATAATAAAAATACTAGAATAAATGAAATAGAATCAGAATTGTCTAAAATAGAAGAAAAATACGATCAAATAGCTACGGTTCATTTTAGTGTGCCCAAAAAACTTTTTGATAATTATGTAACCTTTTTTAGAGTTACAAGTGATGCATTACCAGCATTACTGAGAAGTATAGAAGTTGCATTTTTAACGGTTTTTATTTCTTTAATTATTGGTGGAATGGCAGGATATGCTTTTGCAAGATATACATTTAAAGGTAAAAATTGGCTTAAATTAAGCGTATTGTTTGTTAGAATGTTTCCTGGTATTTCAATAGCAATGCCAATGGTAATTATATTGATAAATATGGGTTTTTATGATAAACCTATTGGATTGTCTCTTGTATATTCGGTTGGTCAAATTGGAATGACAATATGGATTACCGCAAGTATATTTATGGGTATATCTGTTGAGTTGGAAGAAGCAGCTATGATTTTTGGTACTACGAGATTTGGTGCATTTATGAAAGTAACTCTGCCTCTGGCATTACCTGGATTAGCCGCAAGCGCTATGTATGCTTTTATAGGAAGTTGGGCAGAAACTGCACAGGCTATAGTTCTTACACAATTTAACCCTACAT
This is a stretch of genomic DNA from Marinitoga piezophila KA3. It encodes these proteins:
- a CDS encoding ABC transporter substrate-binding protein; translated protein: MKKIILVSLIISIVVFSFAIETLVVSSRLWTPPTEKEFIINEIIKPFEDMYNCKVKFQTMDDQSIMDQVDVQVRTNKVTTDVIILYASNMPKMVDKGYVYDLTPYVEKWTDRTFSKGFDSMTMFNGRRYFLPVGADVYLTLINKKALKYKPENIDINNMTWEQLAEWANLVAKAEGEGKFAVTGVPMKSLIYQIGAIALSYGADWPNLDNPGSMAAWYLIYKMKDAFSPAIKTYDDTRPPMKRGETWMTVAHCARVGEVYNSNPTQFIVAPAPKGPAGRGSVAGTSGFAIVKGTKHFNLALKFLEYMTRPDIMLKASKGTGGFIPPVDEAIKYLGNDAQDEIIKNAVTVMNTGVLSYIAPIWKDWGQVKLVYDDLFKKMILEDKKFEPDLMELYQFKIDAMRK
- a CDS encoding carbohydrate ABC transporter permease: MSTQRLEKRWIPYILIAPTIIYYLIFWVRPVITAIIYSFFDESNIFTLNNYITIFKDPYFKQAVFNTSFFVIVSVTLEFVIALMLALIINKKFRGSQVLLSIALIPMALPAVAVGAMWSSGFASYGWMNSILYHLGIIDANQKIVFLAGNDFQSLMLIILIDAWQVIPFMMVILLAGLQGIPKDSIEAGYIFGGTKFTVLRKITIPMLKPSIQTALILRIISAIQVWLIVVMIYGYRRIPVLLEEVVFYKEQILGFYRVALAYSVIVSVIVSIVSIIYLKVSGAFEKEES
- a CDS encoding carbohydrate ABC transporter permease yields the protein MKSSKYTYKKILYSTLFYIVVAGIILVILTPIYFLVTISLMSDQEAYDWPTRLVPSFYNHFRIERSWDNPDKLLISVYSPAKKRYITIIEESKFEDIKTFIRRKTNSEIKKEKFDAQIVKLNEIIEKNKSEIDSLVQQRKLLERELNQLNVDVGRLMDKISMAEKIGGMEDLISQIKEEINNKNTRINEIESELSKIEEKYDQIATVHFSVPKKLFDNYVTFFRVTSDALPALLRSIEVAFLTVFISLIIGGMAGYAFARYTFKGKNWLKLSVLFVRMFPGISIAMPMVIILINMGFYDKPIGLSLVYSVGQIGMTIWITASIFMGISVELEEAAMIFGTTRFGAFMKVTLPLALPGLAASAMYAFIGSWAETAQAIVLTQFNPTFPVVVYQTLVGAKGLINLSAAGGVSLALPAIIFTLIIRRYILQMWGGVRV